The following coding sequences are from one Thiohalospira halophila DSM 15071 window:
- a CDS encoding DUF4382 domain-containing protein, whose translation MKRSAMLATALVPAMALVVTGCTDSGDGGGGGTQGTLSLQVTDAPVDQAEHVWVEFGEIELKPADGPSITFQPEETDRIDLLTLSGGGAEALLEEVDLPAGQYNWIRLHDLAVTLEKASETIDQPNVWVPSGAQTGLKLVSPFTVPVNDSLSLTVDFDLRKAVHTIAAQPPAGPLQGYDYRLRPALRLVDTSETGAIAGSVDNAISSEGCGFSDGDDPAGAAVYVYSGHDLTTLGDVYVEDTSEGDDADSSDQLAEGNDSPVTVAPVRYNDTRAEYRYRAAFLNAGDYTVAFTCDASGDQPDATDDAPPFGNPAEVTVNAGEVTEADL comes from the coding sequence ATGAAACGTTCCGCAATGCTTGCAACCGCCCTGGTCCCGGCCATGGCGCTGGTCGTAACCGGCTGCACCGACAGCGGTGATGGCGGCGGCGGAGGCACTCAGGGCACCCTGAGCCTCCAGGTCACCGATGCCCCGGTGGACCAGGCCGAACACGTCTGGGTGGAGTTCGGCGAGATCGAACTCAAACCGGCGGACGGGCCCTCTATCACCTTCCAGCCCGAGGAGACCGACCGTATCGACCTGCTGACGCTCAGCGGCGGCGGGGCGGAGGCCCTGCTGGAGGAGGTCGATCTGCCGGCCGGCCAGTACAACTGGATCCGGCTCCACGACCTGGCCGTGACCCTGGAGAAGGCGAGCGAGACCATCGACCAGCCCAACGTCTGGGTCCCCAGCGGGGCGCAGACCGGGCTCAAGCTCGTCTCCCCCTTCACCGTGCCGGTCAACGACTCGCTGTCGCTCACCGTGGACTTCGACCTGCGCAAGGCGGTGCACACCATCGCCGCGCAGCCCCCCGCCGGACCACTGCAAGGTTACGACTACCGCCTACGCCCGGCCCTGCGGCTGGTGGATACCAGCGAGACCGGCGCCATCGCCGGTTCCGTGGACAACGCCATCAGTAGCGAGGGCTGTGGCTTCAGCGATGGTGATGACCCGGCCGGCGCCGCCGTCTACGTCTACTCCGGCCACGATCTCACGACCCTGGGCGACGTCTACGTGGAGGACACCTCCGAGGGCGACGATGCCGACAGCAGCGACCAGCTCGCGGAGGGGAACGACAGCCCCGTGACCGTAGCGCCGGTCCGCTACAACGATACGAGGGCCGAGTACCGCTACCGCGCCGCCTTCCTGAATGCCGGCGATTACACCGTCGCCTTCACTTGCGACGCCAGCGGCGACCAGCCGGATGCGACGGACGATGCCCCGCCGTTCGGGAACCCGGCCGAGGTCACGGTCAACGCCGGGGAGGTCACCGAGGCGGACCTGTAA
- a CDS encoding DUF5666 domain-containing protein gives MSVRTLTLSATALAVAAALAGCNDSGSSSNSDLEPITSSGEITRFGSVYVNGTRFETRGAEIRVDDIAADEQALDVGMVVTVEGEVDPATGEGRATAIRFDADLEGPVTDVSLTSTDGVTEGTIAVLGHTVEVTADTRFEGEGSITSLNQLTTNTRVEVSGWGDGEGTLTATRIEVDDDDDDIEVRGTISDLNTVDEEFTLNGRITVDYSNAELDDDLELANGLFVEVEASEFDTGSNTLIATEVEEEERGDGRDDDRERTFAGLVRDVSGLEEDPAWFRLNHRRIYLDLEEDDDDDYVDPSTLTAGTTGNTASRVKVEGRYRTVDGERRFYAEEIERLGRDDDDEELEIEGYPITAIDLEAQPPTIEVNGLTLMITPNTELDGDGIRRLSDLAVGMNVEVEYYENADGQNIATEIEVEDEDGDDD, from the coding sequence ATGTCCGTACGCACCCTCACGCTGAGCGCCACCGCCCTCGCCGTGGCCGCCGCCCTGGCCGGCTGCAACGATAGCGGCAGCAGCAGCAACAGCGACCTGGAGCCCATCACCAGCTCCGGCGAGATCACCCGCTTCGGCAGCGTCTACGTCAACGGGACCCGGTTCGAGACCCGGGGGGCCGAGATCCGCGTGGATGATATCGCCGCCGACGAGCAGGCCCTGGATGTCGGCATGGTGGTCACCGTGGAGGGCGAGGTGGACCCGGCCACCGGCGAGGGTCGCGCCACCGCCATCCGTTTCGATGCCGACCTGGAGGGGCCGGTTACCGATGTCAGCCTCACCAGCACCGACGGGGTGACGGAAGGGACCATCGCCGTCCTCGGCCACACGGTGGAGGTCACGGCCGACACCCGCTTCGAGGGAGAGGGCAGCATCACCAGCCTCAACCAGCTCACCACCAACACCCGCGTGGAGGTCAGCGGGTGGGGCGACGGGGAGGGGACCCTCACCGCCACCCGTATCGAGGTGGACGACGATGACGACGATATCGAGGTCCGCGGCACCATCAGCGACCTCAATACCGTGGATGAGGAGTTCACCCTCAACGGCCGTATCACCGTCGACTACAGCAACGCCGAACTCGATGACGACCTCGAACTGGCCAACGGCCTCTTCGTCGAGGTGGAGGCCAGCGAGTTCGATACCGGCAGCAACACGCTCATCGCTACCGAGGTAGAGGAAGAGGAGCGCGGTGACGGCCGGGACGACGATCGCGAGCGCACCTTCGCCGGCCTGGTCAGGGACGTCAGCGGCCTCGAGGAGGACCCCGCCTGGTTCCGGCTCAACCACCGCCGGATCTACCTTGATCTCGAGGAAGACGACGACGATGACTACGTCGATCCGTCGACCCTGACTGCCGGCACGACCGGCAACACCGCCTCCCGGGTCAAGGTGGAGGGCCGCTACCGCACCGTGGACGGCGAGCGCCGCTTCTACGCCGAGGAGATCGAGCGCCTGGGGCGGGATGACGACGACGAGGAACTTGAAATCGAGGGTTACCCCATCACCGCCATCGACCTTGAGGCGCAGCCGCCCACCATCGAGGTCAACGGCCTGACCCTGATGATCACGCCCAACACGGAGCTGGATGGCGACGGGATCCGCCGTCTCTCGGACCTGGCAGTCGGCATGAACGTAGAGGTGGAATACTACGAGAACGCCGACGGGCAGAATATCGCCACCGAGATCGAGGTCGAGGACGAGGACGGCGACGACGACTAA